In Aegilops tauschii subsp. strangulata cultivar AL8/78 chromosome 3, Aet v6.0, whole genome shotgun sequence, one genomic interval encodes:
- the LOC109749381 gene encoding uncharacterized protein, with product MGIPMSKLSESNMRFHGVIPGKKADSLGQITLDVVFGDSTNYRKENLTFEVVDFHSAYHAILGRTAYARFMARPCYLYLKLKMPGPRGVIIVTGDRQRAEECLQKGSKIADQQMAAVEMEEYKKNADPSDLLRAKKPTSDSAFKSTGETKEVHIHPTDPNAAPTHISTTLDSK from the coding sequence atgggcattccgatgtccaaactcaGCGAAAGCAACATGCGATTCCATGGAGTCATCCCTGGGAAGAAAGCCGATTCACTCGGCCAGATAACtcttgacgtggttttcggtgattcgaCCAATTACCGTAAGGAAAATTTGACGTTTGAAGTTGTGGATTTTCATAGTGCCTATCATGCTATCCTGGGCAGGACCGcatatgctcgtttcatggctcgaccatgttattTGTACCTCAAGCTGAAGATGCCTGGCCCTAGAGGCGTGATCATAGTCACTGGCGATAGGCAGCGAgcagaagagtgcctccagaagggctcaaagatcgctgATCAGCAAATGGCAGCAGTTGAAATGGAAGAATACAagaagaatgcagatccgagtgatttgctgaGAGCTAAGAAGCCTACTTCAGATTCTGCATTTAAGTCGACTGGTGAAACAAAGGAagttcatattcacccgactgaccccaatgctgctccgactcacatctcAACAAcgctcgacagcaaatag